In Quercus robur chromosome 11, dhQueRobu3.1, whole genome shotgun sequence, the sequence caaaaaacaCACTACATCAGTCCATTTAAAATCATGTAAACCCATCTATAATTTTCAACGAGCTACAgtacccgtgtaaatttacacgggcacTGTAGCCCGTTTAtcccttaaaataatattatctgTACAGTATAATAAAAACCTCATTTtcgctcttttttttctctctcctctcactgAGCACACCAACGCCTCTCTCAGGTCTCAGCTTCCCTCTTCGTCTTGAGTTCTTCCTCTCATATTACAGTCCGAATTCTTTTGCTCATTCTCATCACCACAGGAAATAAAATGTGATCGGTTTGGGAGTTTTGCAGTTCCGTGAGGAGGGTGGATCAATTGACAGATAGAATCTTCTCTATTGACAGACGTTGGGGCTGAATTCTCtaaaaaaggtatgggtttttctCATTGAGATTTTAGAGTTTTTTGGTTTCAATCAAGATTCTTGGGAGTttctctaaactaattttttttgggggtttcttgtttcaaattttttctggtttggggtttttttttagggattctTCGGAGCACACCCGAAGTTATTTTTGAGAGCTGGTGTGCTGTTTTAGTACCTCCATGGGATAGTTctacataaaaaagaaaaaaagaaaaaaaagagaaactcTTGCCACACCAACAAGAGAAACTCTTGCCACAAATATAAATCAAGAAATGCATAAAAAGATAGCTTTTTGTGTTTTGCGTGTCATCACCTGATTGTATTTGAATAGATAGTCATCGTATTCACCCGATTCCATATTTCCATGCCTATACCCCACTAATGCGAGAAcgagttttaatttataaactttgttcttgataggtcaaaaaagtttcaatctatgacctatctattatttttttccgTCACTTTTCAGCTTAAattatgagattaaaagttgtaaaaattGTTGCAACGTAGAGCAGAAGCACGTCTTCTAGTTCCAGCTACTTTCTTATAAAAGCCAAACACTGAACAGGAGCACACCCGAAGTTATTTTAGCAATTCTAGTTATAAACTACTTAGTTATATACTTAGCTTTCAGACTGTTTTCCCTGTGCTGATTTGGTGGACTCTCGGGTTGGGCTAGAACTTCAGTTTTGGGTTGAATACTTACCTGGGGACATTATCCCCCTTACTCTGTTTGATGTTCATAGTTTTCTTAtgttttaataagaaaactatataaattattgtagcgataaattattgtaaaattctCAACgatataaatttattatgttCGGTTACTTAATTTTGCAAGTAACTTATTCCTCAAAAAGATgctcaaattattttgtttcttgcagCTTGATCTAAAAACTTTATCCGTTACAATCCATTTCTTACGGGCCAAATCTCCTGAGCAACGGGCAGCTGTGGACTTAGACACCCACTACTCAGAGGTAAAAGATGCTCTCAGTTCTGTCTAGAGTTTTGCTATTTATGTATTTGGATGTTCAACTGGTGAAAAAAACTGTTTTATTTGAACATTTAGTGGAAGATAATCTTGATATTCGTTTTACAATTTCTTTGGGATATACTTGAGAAACAAATATTGTTTGTTGGCCATGAAAGAATTGCCTAGTATGTCTCTGCCTGTGGAGCAATTTTAATCTAGGActaatctttaaatttttttttatttattctaggACTAATCTTATAGGTTGCAAACAGTATAGCTAACTGCTTGtctttctgtctctcttttgcaagctaaatttgataaaatcagtctttttttagttcttcatttgagaataatttgtgggaaatcattttaaattttggtttatttttgaattctgttgAATACTTATTATTTCTAAGGTTGAATTCCATGTGGGTTTTATCCTGTGTTTGAGGTTTGAGGTTTTATCTTGTGTTTGAGGTTTGAGGTTTGAGGTTGAATACTTATTATTTCTATGGTTGAATTCCATGCTCTCAATTCTGTTGCTTTGaggtttgattttcttgtgtGTGTACATGAATTGGTCAATGAATTAGACCATAAGGGTGCTTAGTTGTGATTGTGGAATTTGATTAACTCTGTGCAGTTAAATGAATTTTGGTTGTTGTATTGGCTATGAGTTTCCTTGATTCTGTGTTAATATAAGTACAAATGCATATGAGTTTtacttgagagttgagagtttTGTTGATAATGTTAGTGTTTTAGACATGGATGGATCATGTGTCAATGGGGACGGTtggtgttctttgtgttttcaGCGAGTTATACTCTTAAATCTATGTTAAAcaatgccttttcttttttgttttcaatttttttgcttgtTAGTGCTGCTTCTAAATTACTTTGGTGTTTGTTAGGTGATAGactcacaaaatcaaaatcccttCTTCCTTGACATTTTACAAGACAATGAACAaggttttgagtcttttgacagTAGTAATTTGATGTCCACTCTGCATTCAAACATCAATGTCCATCAATCTCCACCCCAAGTTGAAATGGGACAATCTATACCCCCCATtgcaaaaaaatcaactactaAGAGAGGTCAACGGGGAATCACCTTCACCATAGATGAAGACATTAAGCTAGTGTCGGCGTGACTCAATGTTAGCTTAGATGCCGTGACATCGACGGACCAAAAACACACAACATTTTGTGAGAGAATTTGGTCTACCTTCCACAATGACAAGAAATTTAACCGCACCAAGGATTCTTTAAATAATCGGTGGTCAACAATTCAAAGGGAGACCAACAAGTTTTGTGGATGCTTGGCCCAAATTGAGAACCAGAATGAAAGTGGTAAAACTGAGCATGACAAGGTATTTCAACTCAACATCTAATATGTATTGTACATCAAAACACTTTTAGTTTTATGATTctcattattttcaattttttacttttgtagaTTGAAGATGCAAAAACTATGTATCAAATTAATTGCAAAAATGCATTTCAATTGGAACATTGTTGGAGAATTTTGAGGAATGAAGCTAAGTGGTTGATTCTAAGAGATAGTTTGAAGGCCCGCACAAGACAACCAGCCATACGACCAGCCACACAATCTTGTCATACCTTTGCAAGCTCAATAAATGTAGATGAAGATAATGATGAGATGAACTCCGGCGAAACCTTGGAGAGACCCATAGGCAAGAAGGctgaaaaagagaaattaaagaaaagaaagaattgtgATAACGTGGTCCCAACACTTTCCTCCCAATTGGACGAAATcaaggaagaaaagagaagaatgcatgaggagaaaaaggaaagtATGCGCATTGCATTAGAAGTACGAAGAGAGGCAATGTGCATTGCATCCGAAGAACGAAGAAAGTTGATTCGTatcaaggaaaagaagaatgaagtagaaaagaggaaaatggaAGATGAACTTATGATGAAAGATACAAAAACCATGAATCCTGAGCAAAAAGAATATATTCGTCTACGTCGTTTGGAAATCTTGGAGAGGTTAAGGTCTAAATATACATCATAATGGAATATTATTATTGACAATATCTAATCAAGTAATTTTTTGTATAGTGCAAAGATACTAGCACATAGTTGACATAGATGAATTGATGTTAGACATCTCTTTTGTAGTATTTACTTGTGCAAGAAACATGATTATTCAATCTCTAATCGTGttagatatatttttgtagTCTTCACTTGTGCAAGGAAATAGATGCAGTGTTGTAAATTTTGTATTGTGCATGACCGATAGCACTTgattattcaatttaatttgtGATTCTGTTCTTGTCATTCTGTTTTGGGTGAAGCAATGTCTCTGTTGAAGGTGGTTGTACTTGCTGATTTTATTGGTTGTAAatgttatttgaatttaaagttaaaaaaatatgacatttatgtttgaatttaccattgggtttaaagttaggtttgaatttaccgtttgaatttcaaaattatgaCTGGTGGagataataaattaaatataagtttaatttaaaaaagtaTAACCATTAGggaagataataaaaaattgatgaataatgaatattttattgaaaagtcttgtaaaatagataaactgatgtggatgttttgtaaaagtgatggtgtaaaatagaaaaagtaggtttttttgtGTAAAGTATACGGAATCTTTTCCACGAGCTGATGTGGTTACTCTAACGCCAACAAGGCAATACTACAACAATTGTTGACTGTTCCTTTCTTTAAACTTACTTAGGCCCTCCATCCATTAAATAGGTTTAATGGACAAAGTAATGTTAggatacaatattttttatttttgatacaagatagaatttttactttagtttaatctaagtatatatatgtgtgaagctcccttctagagacttgaacATCGGTCCTTATCTCCCATACCCTACAAGTacttatatttgtgaagtgACCGTCGCACTAAGGGTGTGTGGTGATAATATTAGGAtacataaaaatgtataattttgtaTAACAATTCATTATAATTAATAGATGTGTGATGGTGGGCtatgtagggacacaattttaCTACTCACAACTCACCATGTGACGAGTTGTGACATAAAGTTGTGCATTTTATGTGTCCATATCATTACTCTTAATGTACAACACACTATCTTAAATTTTTGAACACATACCTGATAGGCTAACTTAAAGTGGGCTAGTATTTCATCGGGTGTAATGGTTTTAAGAACCAATTTggtcaaaaaaccaaaaagagacCGATTTCCAATTCTTTGACCAATCGAAATCAAACCAATGGTTCAACTGGTAACatcataattaatataattaaaatttttaaataattatcatATGAATTTTCatatcttatattaaaaaaaattatctatttaaCTTCACAGGTTTTTATAAGTAATGATTTagagggtgtttggtacatacacttaaaaactgaaaattgttatttaaaaatatgtatagaaatacgtgtaggtgaaaaagtgtgtaaaaatacgtgtaatgttgttaaaaaaatgaaaacatgtaTTTCAATGGGTATTATAAACGGGCCTTATAAACTTTAAAAGCTCcgctaatattttattaaaaaaaaatgaaatactaaGGCCATCCACTTAGCCCATTCCCTTATTCCCACaagttagagcatccacagcagtgaagcaataattttagctatttaacaccacaaaaagttactttatctattttacctatacaCATACTGCAGCAGtgaatctattttagctttcaatataataaaataatgtaaatatcataataaaataatatatatccaCAAAcacctatttattatttttttttctcactattCATCTTTATCTCTATCTTCTCCCTCTCTTCCCTCTCTTCAACCCACAGCCCCTCACgtcaccaccaccatcaccaccactcAAGCCAACCCAGCCACCAACTCACAACCAATCTATGGCAAAACCCACCATCGATTTGCCACCAGCCACGATCCACCACCACAAAACCCATGTTTTTCACCAATCGGCACACCCGAACCCACCACAAAAGCCAACACAAGCCAACTGCAAACTTATCCACACTCGAACCCACCACAAAATCTAGCAACCCACGACCATGATCCACCTAAAGAGGGGAGGCATGATAGCGATCTACTCAGCGGCACGGTGATCTACCCAATGCCACAATCCATTCAGTGGCACGACGTGAGTTACTCAGAAAGGCACGAAAGAGAGAAGTTAGAGAAGCTCAATGAGGGAGAATGAGAAGAGAGAGGTGTCTGAAGCTCAATGAAGAAAGACAAGAGTAAAACGTGTTGGGtgaattaaaacaatattttaatgtaaaaggagaataaaaaatattatttgggttTAGCTTTGAGCTACAGTGAACATCTATAGATGGATGTGCACTGTAACTCAacagttaaaatttttagatactGCTCCACTGCTGCAGCTCAATATTTGTAgtttgtggtgctaaaaatagctttttagctttttagcaccactactTTGGAGTCATTTGGCTGAATATTTCTAAATTCGGAGTTTATTTGCGTTATAGGCACTATTCCAATTTATTTAgggaaatgaggaaagagagtgaatttcggcaacggtgttgccgaaattcaacaaaagtatgagagagaaagagaaaaagtgggagagagaaaattttgaatttcgatAATGTAATTACCGAAATTCCTGTTGTCCAAACCAACTACCCGAGTGTGTGCTGTGTGCTCGAAGTGTGAAGTGCTCAAAAAAGaaaccaattgtggcaatgccattgcctaaatagaggaagaaaaaaaaaaattgtggcaattgtggcaatgccattgccgaaaatgggagggGGGGAAAAATAGTGGTTGCCGAAATCTggggaggaattaaaaaaaaaaatgttacatccacaatattttgacaacaaatcacaagtgattagttattattagtttaaatttgaatttaacactgtgattacttttttaatccaacaataacaatctgccacttaaaatttgttgtaaaaatattataaaaattgtgttcacatatcatttcttaaaaaaaaaaaaaaaaaaaattccctcctattttggcaatgccattgccacaattccattccacttttttttttttttttttttttttttttttaagaaatgatatgtgaacacaatttttataatatttttacaacaaattttaagtggcaggttgttattgttggattaaaaaagtaatctcagtgttaaattcaaatttgaactaataataactaatcacatgtgatttgttgtgaaaatgttgtaaaaatattgtgaatgtagcacttttttttaattcctccatAGATTTCGGCAACCACTACTTTTTTTCactcccattttcggcaatggcattaccacaattgccacaaaaatttttttttaacccccTATTTCAGCAATGGCATTGTCACAAaccaattgaatttttttttcctccaatttcggcaatgtcattgccacaattccattccactttttttttttttttaagaaatgatatgtgcacacaatttttacaatatttttacaacaaattttaactGGCAAGTtattattgttggattaaaaaggtaatctcagtgttaaattcaaatttgaactaataataactaatcacctgtgatttgttgtgaaaatattgtaaaaatattgtggacataacattttttttttaattcctcccTAGATTTCAGCAACcactatttttttcccctcccattttcggcaatggcattgccacaattgccacaattttttttttcttcccctatttcaacaatggcattgccacaattggtttctttttttagcACTTCACAGTAGAGCACACAGCACACACTCGGGCAGCTAGTTCGAGCAGTAGGAATTTCGGTAATCACATTatcgaaattcaaaattttctctttcccactttttctctttctctctcatacttttgttgaattttggcAACACCATTATtgaaattcactctctttcctcatttcccTAAATAAGTTGAAATAGTACCTATAACGCAAATAAACTCCAAATTTAGCAATATTAAGCCAAATGACTCATTGCTTTGAGTGctcttactttctttcttttattatttttatatttatactatCTGACCAGTACCATCCAAACGTTGCTTTCTCCAGAGCAGATTTTTTAACCATTACTTTCACCTATACTTTTCGCATTCCCAAAGCCACACACACATTCCAATACCTGCAATAAAATACGCAATatggtttttgttgttttttatttttttatttttttattaccaGATAAcatacataaattaaaaaagacaaGTAGTACTAAATAAGCCAGCTGGCATATATAGAGTTTGGATTTATCCTACGGTCATATACAGGGAAGGTAGTAGCTACAATAGCTAGATCTAATTCATGTGAAATCACAATTTTTAGGCACAAAGAGGATGTGTGTGACCATTCCCTATTGCTGTAGTGTTGATTAAGGTCTGAAATAAGAGTCTGTTCCTGTCATGATGGTTTTCTAGCCCACTTGCAAATCTGCTCTAGTCTTCTACTGTTGCTGAGGATT encodes:
- the LOC126704866 gene encoding glutathione S-transferase T2-like; the encoded protein is MKVIEDAKTMYQINCKNAFQLEHCWRILRNEAKWLILRDSLKARTRQPAIRPATQSCHTFASSINVDEDNDEMNSGETLERPIGKKAEKEKLKKRKNCDNVVPTLSSQLDEIKEEKRRMHEEKKESMRIALEVRREAMCIASEERRKLIRIKEKKNEVEKRKMEDELMMKDTKTMNPEQKEYIRLRRLEILERLRSKYTS